The window aaaaatcaatacatttaGACCACAAAAGAGTAAAGTCGCTCAAACATCGTACAAATTGGAACTTGTTGGaggaacaataataattatatatttcaaacaatatttataaggaaGATCTTTCTCTCGTGACGACATCGAAACGAATGACATTCTTCTTCTATAACAAAGTAGACAATTACTGACTATGATCCAATGCaatttaatacacaataaaagaaaatcgaCTTTCTACAAATACTGAAACTGTATTAAAAAGAATGATTAGGGTGAAGAACGAAATATCTAAAATCATTAACATGTACTCACAGGAAGACGCTGCGCGCCTGTACCGCGCGGCACTCTGTCATGCTTCTACAAGTTGAATGTCAACTGAAGAGCTGTGCATTCCCTAATCGATAACTATGTAGCGAACACGAACGTAGCAAAAGTATGTAGGAAATTAACCCCTAATATAAGTTCATAGAAAAAATAGTGTTTAGATTTTAGCGTTCAGATAGACAATTTTCGAACAATTAACTTACGTACGCAGCGATAATGtcgtgataaaatataatttttaatcgcttatttaaatttccaaataaaaaaggaaactaCAAGAATGTATAgtggaaataatatatttatttcatattacgttacaaaattatataaaacaatattatattagggCAGCACAAATGACATCATTAATCAAATCAATTGGTACAATACTgtgtatttttgatattttgtaataacaatacatttcgTCGCATCACACACTAACGTTTTCTATAAAATCGTGAGTGCCACCGGCAGGCCGTCAATACGGCGACCGTATATAGTTGTAAAGCAATGATACAGTCGAGCGCGGTACATTAATCTGCGTCAACGGGACAATGCCTGTCAATAAGCGCCACTCCTACGACTGCGACCTATCTCCCCCTTTCCCTCCCCTCCATCGTACCTCTCGGCTGTGATCCCTGGCATTGACGCGCATTCCGCTTTTAACGACCAGCACCTTGATTGATGGTAGCACGACTTCACGAGTGGACATTTCCGGCTGATAAGAAAGATCTGATAACCTTATTGTACTCTTTTTGTGTTGTCGCTCGCCAATGTTTTAAGCAAATTatgtaaacttataatataacttggcattcctaaataaatacatttttattaatttcaatgtaagAATGCACAATTTGATTTGTTTAGTGTGTCATATTCTAAAGAAGTATTAATTaggttttaatgaaataaattacataaaataagcaTTAACAGAGGAGTAAATATTGTTACTACAAAAGCTTGTGCGGCGGCAGAAGTGCAAGCATGCAGACCTGGTCCGATACATGCAGCATAAGCCATCAGGTGGGGTATCTGATTTTGTTCGTACATTCCTGAAAACATTCTATTTTGTGGACCCCATGCAAATACAGCTACGTCGTCCCCTCCATGAGTCTCGGACTCCAATGGAACTTCAGCGTGTGATCTCCATTCCAATTCAccttaaagtatataatttattataaaaaaagaatctatGAATAAGGCTAAAtcacaaagaaaaattaaataaaatcttacgaTAATTTTCTTCGTGAGTGACGTCCACTCTATCATCTGCTTGATGCGGGCGATGTCCGGGACCGTTTGTGTAAGATAACGTCATATACGGAACTCCATCATCGCCAGTGTCATCAGAGGGCCCCAAAATATCACCACCACGGTGAGTATATCCGTTAAAAGCCATTACGTGTGCGTGGTCTGAGGTCACGACAATTAATGAATCGTCTTCTGACAATAGCTCCGCAGCACGTGCAACAGCTTTGCTTAACTCTATCGTCTCGTCAAGGGCTAATTCTACCAGATTATCGTGGTGGGCGTGATCGATTCGTCCACCTTCTACAAATAAGAAAAATCCCTTGCTATTCCTGCTTAGTGAACGTATGGCAGTTTCTGTTAACTCTTCAAGTGTTGGCTCAGTGCTAATATTGGCTTGCATGTGGTATTGCAAATGACTGCCTTCAAAAAGACCTAACAAATAATCAGGTAGGTCAGCATTTACACTAAGTAGTTGTTCACGATTCCAAACGTACTGGTAGCTTACGTTACGCATGATCTTATCCATCTGCCACTCTTCAATGAGATGACGACCATCTAATCGTTTACCGGAAGTACCTTCTTCATCCTGAAGATCATTTGGTAAAAATTCTCGTCTTCCTCCGCCTAAAATAacctttgaaataaacaaaaaaatcgtCAGTTTACAGCCACCACATACGATCTTCCTCAAGACGTTTTCTTAACCGACGAACACGTGATTggtaaattaagcacatgaaattcaacGGTACTTGACTGGTTTTGAACTCGAAAAATCAGCGAAGATTCACGAGTGCTAAccacttattattaaatgtgtCTGCCATTCCTTGTTACCTTGAACTGATTTCCAGGATAAGAGTGGACAAGCTGATAAGCGATATCGTGACACAGCTCGGGGTCATATTGATCTGCAGCTACCGCCGCATCATTCTCCCAGTCTCTATTAGCTATATTTGCATATGCTCCCGACGGCGAAGCATGAGTTACCCGCGTTGTGGTTACGATGCCTGCGAATGAGTTTAGTTATAATCAATGACtccaatagattttttataacgaTCGAATAGAACAGTTTTTAGCGCgcacttagtatttattgatttccaggcagaacatataaaaatataattgaacttTAATGACACACTCTGGAATTAAAACGGTGGAAAAGAGTAGCTGATGAGTTTCTCGTATTCTCGCCAAAGTCCACTATCCGGGCTGGTGGTagatttacgtttaatttaacactgtgaaatgacgattcaaatgtgtttttgaatttctacttgaataaagaacaaattgattttgatattgatttaaatataaattttacatatattctgAACTTTATATCAAGTAAGTTACTAACTTAAAAAACTCACCAGCATCGCGGCCATCGGCGAGTGCCCACGCGGCGATCGATTCTAAGTGTGAAGCGGTATCGACGGAAGCTGGACAGTCCCACCTTGGTACGGCCGCTGTGAGACCGAGTGTACCGCGATTTGCTTTCACACCACAAAGGTAAGCAGTTGAAGTGCATGCTGAATCGGGGATTTGGGAGTCTACACAATAAGtctagaaatagaaaaaaactgAATTACTCATGtacttagttaaaaaaatatactactattaacaaaaaaaaatacaattcaactAGCCTTAGAAAGTCCAACAGTAGGAAAAGTCTCAAAAAATAAATGGGATTCTTCTCCAGTTCTATTTTCTCGCTGTCCGAGTAGCGTACGCGCAGCTGCAAGCGTCGGTACGGACATGCCGTCACCGAGGAACATGACCACGTTCCGAGCCTTCCCCTTGACCTGAGTGTACTCCAAACGGGCCTCGATTGCCGCTTGGGCTTCGTTCATCCAATACGCAGACGTTGCCTCCATTCGGTTTTGAGGTAATGCGAACTTATATAAATTGCGCGGGCTTCTGTGATATTCATCGTGAGCTGGAAACGTCGCTATTGTGAGTAAAGTTTTAACCTGCTTCGATGGAACAGATTTtaagaaaagatttattttaggaTTAGCTATACCGATTCGGATGAATATACTAATCTCATCGATAATACAGACATCctatttatgtaggtatattataaaagaataatattttaaggactaacgaattttaattgttttctaaGCAATGTATTCGATTCTGAATAagaacttgaaatattttttcttgccTTCTTTACTACATTTgcgaaaaaataaaacttaactaataaaaaaaaaaacgtaaatgatTTTAGTATCAATTACAACAGCTTTCTGGGCCCGCAGCGAGTACgcttcaaatgaaaaaaaaatttggccGACTTCAAAAATTAGAACTTTAGAACAAATTATATGAACTGAACTGATTGAAGTCGATGCTGAGCTTTTGAAGAATTTATAAGTAAGTACATTTACATACCAGATTAGCGCcgtataatagaaaataaaaattacctaaAGAATTTTGCACACAGATAATCATGATCGCAAGCAATATCCAGCccattttaatgaaaatcattTCACCGACCCACAGTGCACAGCCGAGtaagttttaaaactaaaactattttattgcaATGCCCGTTGAGCCGCTTAGATATCAAAGTTTTCACTGATCATCGAAGTTCTTCGAATGTCATCGTCAACATCTGTCAACATGTCATCCCAAACGTATTAGCTTTGATAAGAAACACTTCGAGATATACAAATTTATCTCGTATCAATGGGCGTTAAATAGGAGGGTGGGGGGAGAGGAAACTCATGACGGGGAGATGAAGATAGCaatgtttaaattcatttaaataataacttaaatatctaagtaaatatgttacgtaattttaacgtttttatcTACGCCATAAAGACGTTTAAATAGGTGGgtttttaaaggaaaaaatttaaatcattatgagtatttaaattcgttattttaacaaattcaatATATGAGCAACGTTGTCCACGTCTCGTCTCGTCTCGTATTGGAAAAGTGAGGCACCATTCTGGCCCAGGGCTGGTTGAAGGCAAAGTCTTACTCcaaatttcaatatatgactCAACACACCTGCATTTAATATACACGCACATAATACTTTAGAAGAGTTAGACAGCTAACTGACGTAAATACTGCTCTATTCACATATTTTGTTTCTCTTTGGGGTTCCGTACCTCAAAAGGAAAAAATGGAACCTTATAAGATAATTTGTTGTGCGTCCGTCTTTCTGCAAAGACCCTTAATGTCATGCACGCGTGGAGGTATTTTActgttgaaattaaaacaatgtactCAGGTCTACAGTCTCTTGacgctgtaaaaaaaatcttaagttaaagtaaaataaaagtacagtaaattagtaataaaaatagaacgtaTATTTCGATACGCTCAAGAGAATCAAAATTTATAGGGTATTTTTCTTTGACCTAGAACTATAAAATTTGACTACTACTACAGTATAGGGTCAAATCTGAAActatacatttgtaattaaataactttatgcCAGGAACG is drawn from Vanessa atalanta chromosome 16, ilVanAtal1.2, whole genome shotgun sequence and contains these coding sequences:
- the LOC125069850 gene encoding membrane-bound alkaline phosphatase-like codes for the protein MEATSAYWMNEAQAAIEARLEYTQVKGKARNVVMFLGDGMSVPTLAAARTLLGQRENRTGEESHLFFETFPTVGLSKTYCVDSQIPDSACTSTAYLCGVKANRGTLGLTAAVPRWDCPASVDTASHLESIAAWALADGRDAGIVTTTRVTHASPSGAYANIANRDWENDAAVAADQYDPELCHDIAYQLVHSYPGNQFKVILGGGRREFLPNDLQDEEGTSGKRLDGRHLIEEWQMDKIMRNVSYQYVWNREQLLSVNADLPDYLLGLFEGSHLQYHMQANISTEPTLEELTETAIRSLSRNSKGFFLFVEGGRIDHAHHDNLVELALDETIELSKAVARAAELLSEDDSLIVVTSDHAHVMAFNGYTHRGGDILGPSDDTGDDGVPYMTLSYTNGPGHRPHQADDRVDVTHEENYRELEWRSHAEVPLESETHGGDDVAVFAWGPQNRMFSGMYEQNQIPHLMAYAACIGPGLHACTSAAAQAFVVTIFTPLLMLILCNLFH